A single Pirellulaceae bacterium DNA region contains:
- the rho gene encoding transcription termination factor Rho — translation MTGHRPSRARGERPVNDDLPVSRSLPPEAQQRVRELDAERDPLSLAEQISHELQAEQPGSSTPLPTIARAPTFAELQKLSDDQLKQTAVAEHVASEGLSRSELIFQLLKSRLKNNGLMFGEGTLEVLSGGYGFLRNASNHYLSSPEDIYVSPSQVRRFGLQTGSQVAGQIRPPKSTERYFALLRVEAVNLQQPEQAARTKPFEELTPLHPNQRIIMETQPDIVETRVVDLVAPIGFGQRGLIVSPPRAGKTLLMQKLARAVLKNYPQAYVIMLLVDERPEEVTDMLREVRGKNCEVISSTFDESAARHTQVAYIALEKAKRMVEHGTDVIIFLDSITRFARAWNSHCQQSGKLLSGGLDANALQRPKAFFGSARKVEEGGSLTIIATALVDTGSRMDEVIFEEFKGTGNLEIVLDRSLVDQRIWPAIDINASGTRRDEILMQADEHQRVTAVRRLLSEMNPSDAMKSLVDRLAKTKSNAEFLMNVRT, via the coding sequence ATGACAGGTCATCGACCTTCGCGGGCGCGTGGCGAGCGTCCAGTGAACGACGACTTACCCGTTTCGCGATCCTTGCCTCCTGAGGCTCAGCAGCGCGTTCGCGAATTGGATGCCGAACGTGATCCGCTCTCGTTAGCCGAACAAATCTCCCATGAATTGCAGGCCGAGCAGCCGGGTAGCTCGACTCCCCTACCCACAATAGCGCGGGCTCCGACATTCGCTGAGCTACAAAAGCTCAGTGACGATCAACTCAAGCAGACGGCTGTTGCTGAACATGTCGCCAGCGAAGGACTAAGCCGCAGCGAACTGATCTTTCAGCTACTTAAGTCGCGGCTGAAAAACAACGGTTTGATGTTCGGCGAGGGAACGCTGGAGGTCTTGTCCGGAGGTTATGGTTTCCTTCGCAATGCCAGCAATCACTACCTGTCCAGCCCTGAAGACATTTATGTTTCGCCGAGCCAAGTACGTCGATTTGGCTTGCAAACCGGCTCGCAGGTCGCCGGCCAGATTCGTCCGCCCAAATCGACGGAACGCTACTTCGCGTTGCTGCGAGTCGAGGCGGTTAATCTGCAACAACCCGAGCAAGCCGCCCGCACCAAGCCGTTTGAAGAGCTGACTCCCTTGCATCCCAATCAGCGGATCATCATGGAAACGCAACCGGACATTGTAGAGACCCGCGTTGTGGATTTGGTTGCGCCCATCGGTTTTGGCCAGCGAGGCTTGATTGTCAGCCCACCGCGGGCCGGCAAAACACTGCTGATGCAAAAGTTGGCGCGCGCGGTTCTGAAGAATTACCCCCAAGCCTACGTGATTATGCTGTTGGTCGACGAACGGCCCGAAGAGGTCACTGACATGCTGCGCGAGGTGCGCGGCAAGAACTGTGAAGTCATCAGCAGCACGTTCGACGAATCGGCTGCACGGCATACGCAGGTTGCCTACATCGCTTTGGAAAAAGCCAAACGCATGGTGGAACATGGTACGGATGTGATCATTTTCTTGGACAGCATTACCCGATTTGCTCGAGCTTGGAACAGTCACTGTCAACAAAGCGGCAAATTGCTATCAGGCGGACTGGATGCCAATGCTCTGCAACGGCCCAAAGCGTTCTTCGGTTCGGCTCGGAAAGTGGAAGAAGGCGGGTCGCTGACGATCATCGCTACCGCTTTAGTCGACACTGGTAGTCGCATGGACGAGGTGATCTTTGAGGAATTCAAGGGTACCGGCAACCTGGAGATCGTCCTCGACCGTAGCCTGGTCGATCAACGCATTTGGCCCGCGATCGACATCAACGCCAGCGGCACACGTCGCGATGAAATTCTGATGCAGGCTGACGAGCACCAGCGGGTTACCGCTGTCCGACGACTGCTATCCGAGATGAACCCCTCAGACGCTATGAAATCACTGGTTGATCGCCTGGCTAAGACCAAGTCGAACGCTGAATTCTTGATGAATGTAAGGACGTAA
- the gnd gene encoding decarboxylating NADP(+)-dependent phosphogluconate dehydrogenase yields the protein MSGTADFGLIGLAVMGENLALNVESRGYTIAVYNRTTDKVDQLVSGRAKGKKFIGCHSIAEFVRSLKRPRLVMMLVKAGQAVDELIEQLLPHLEPGDVIIDGGNEYYTHTERRTAHVESHGLLYIGTGVSGGEEGALKGPSLMPGGSPAAWPLIKPIFQAISAKVGPRGDIPCCEWVGPRGAGHYVKMVHNGIEYGDMQLICEAYHILQEVAGLNNDQLYDVFSEWNSGELQSYLIEITRDIFSVRDDQPGADGYLVDKILDKAGAKGTGKWMSQLALDLGVPSTLVTTAVYARGLSAQKDARVRASQSLVGPGPNDNPQCGRAVQELVGDRPRFVEAVRQALYASKICSYAQGFVQLQAASKEHDWGLNYGDCALLWRGGCIIRAQFLDRIKEAFDTQPDLENLLLYPYFQKIIHDSQAAWRSVLIAATHLGVPTPAFSAALGYYDSYRRSRLPANLLQAQRDYFGAHTYQRVDRQGTFHSQWLELRRQPN from the coding sequence ATGAGCGGAACTGCCGATTTTGGATTAATTGGTTTGGCGGTCATGGGTGAGAACCTGGCGCTGAACGTAGAGAGCCGGGGGTACACGATTGCGGTCTACAATCGGACTACGGACAAGGTAGATCAATTGGTCAGCGGTCGCGCTAAGGGCAAGAAGTTTATCGGCTGCCACAGCATCGCCGAATTTGTCCGTTCTCTGAAACGTCCTCGATTGGTCATGATGCTGGTCAAAGCTGGCCAGGCGGTGGACGAGCTAATCGAGCAGTTGTTGCCGCACCTTGAGCCAGGTGACGTCATCATCGACGGTGGCAATGAGTACTACACGCACACCGAGCGTCGAACGGCGCATGTCGAGAGCCACGGCTTACTGTATATCGGAACCGGCGTATCCGGTGGTGAGGAGGGTGCGCTGAAAGGGCCCAGTTTGATGCCCGGTGGTTCACCGGCTGCATGGCCGTTAATCAAACCGATTTTTCAGGCTATCTCCGCCAAGGTTGGTCCGCGTGGTGACATTCCTTGCTGCGAATGGGTTGGCCCGCGCGGTGCCGGTCACTATGTCAAAATGGTCCACAATGGCATTGAATATGGCGACATGCAATTGATCTGCGAAGCCTACCATATCTTGCAGGAAGTCGCTGGACTGAATAACGACCAGTTGTATGACGTGTTCTCCGAGTGGAATAGTGGCGAGTTACAGAGCTACCTGATCGAGATCACGCGGGATATCTTTAGCGTTCGCGATGACCAGCCGGGAGCCGATGGCTATCTGGTGGACAAGATATTAGACAAGGCCGGAGCTAAGGGCACGGGCAAGTGGATGAGTCAATTGGCCCTGGATCTTGGGGTGCCAAGTACTTTGGTGACGACGGCGGTATATGCCCGCGGTTTGTCGGCTCAAAAAGATGCCCGGGTTCGCGCCAGCCAGTCGCTTGTCGGGCCTGGTCCCAACGATAATCCGCAGTGCGGTCGCGCGGTGCAGGAGTTGGTTGGGGACCGCCCGCGGTTTGTTGAAGCCGTACGCCAAGCCTTGTATGCATCGAAGATATGCAGCTATGCTCAAGGCTTCGTTCAATTGCAGGCGGCCAGCAAAGAGCATGATTGGGGGCTGAATTACGGCGATTGTGCATTGCTGTGGCGCGGTGGCTGCATCATTCGCGCGCAGTTTCTCGATCGAATCAAGGAAGCCTTTGATACTCAGCCTGATTTAGAAAACCTATTGCTGTATCCATATTTCCAAAAAATCATTCACGATAGTCAGGCTGCGTGGCGCTCAGTCTTGATCGCGGCGACTCACCTGGGAGTGCCGACCCCAGCCTTTTCGGCGGCCCTGGGATACTACGATAGTTATCGTCGCAGTCGTTTGCCCGCTAATTTGTTGCAAGCCCAGCGCGACTACTTTGGAGCACATACCTACCAGCGCGTCGATCGCCAGGGAACCTTTCATAGCCAGTGGCTGGAACTGCGGCGACAGCCCAACTGA